The Sulfurimonas aquatica genomic sequence TATCATAATCTATCAAGTTGTTTAAGCCTGCGTGTTTTAGCATCGCATACTCGCCACTTACATTATAAACAGCCATTGGTAAAGAAGTCGCATCTTTTATCTCTCGAACAAGGTCAAGGTATGCAAGAGCGGGTTTTACCATAAGGATATCCGCTCCTTGCATCTCGTCACTCACTGACTCCGCAATTGCCTCACGACGATTTGCAGGATCCATCTGATAAGTAGAGCGGTCTCCAAAACTAGGAGTAGACTCTGCTACATCACGAAATGGTCCATAATATCCTGAAGCAAATTTTGTTGAGTAGCTCATAATAGGTAAATTCTCAAAGCCTGCTTCATCTAAAGCAGTTCTTAGCGTTTCAATGATACCATCCATCATTCCTGATGGTGCTATCATATCAGCTCCAGCCTTTGCATGGATAACTGCTTGCTCACCTGAAATTTCCAAGGTAGCATCATTGTTTACAGTCTCTAATTTTTCATCGATTATGCCACAATGTCCATGGTCTGTATATTCACAAAAACATAAGTCGGTCACAACAAACATATCGGGATGAGCCTCTTTTATGGTACGAATTGAAGAAGCGATAATTCCATGTTCACATAAAGAGTCTGAACCTATAGAGTCTTTTACATCAGGAATCCCAAATAAAATAATAGAGTAAATACCAAGCTCTTTTAAAACTTCGCACTCTTTTAACACCTCATCAATACTCATCTGAAAAACACCTGGCATAGATGCAACTTCCGTTTTGATGCCCTTACCACTTCTAATAAATAAAGGGTAGATAAAATCTTCTACACTTACATTTGTCTCTCTAACAAGGGAGCGAAGATGTTTGTTTAAACGAGTACGACGAAATCTTTGAAACATTCTTAAACCTTTTTTTTGCTATAATAATTTTTATAATAATATTTTACCCTTTTAAAG encodes the following:
- the hemB gene encoding porphobilinogen synthase yields the protein MFQRFRRTRLNKHLRSLVRETNVSVEDFIYPLFIRSGKGIKTEVASMPGVFQMSIDEVLKECEVLKELGIYSIILFGIPDVKDSIGSDSLCEHGIIASSIRTIKEAHPDMFVVTDLCFCEYTDHGHCGIIDEKLETVNNDATLEISGEQAVIHAKAGADMIAPSGMMDGIIETLRTALDEAGFENLPIMSYSTKFASGYYGPFRDVAESTPSFGDRSTYQMDPANRREAIAESVSDEMQGADILMVKPALAYLDLVREIKDATSLPMAVYNVSGEYAMLKHAGLNNLIDYDRVVMETMVAFKRAGANIIISYHAKEVAQMLKR